The genomic segment ctcgtagtaaggaggctgaatggtccgcacgtccctgcgaggttgtcggaattggggaacattggcaggttgagctgctcgacagcaggcagcgtagtggcccaccttgccacagcggaggcattgccggtttcttgcgggacattgtcgctttaaatgtgcggctccgcagttgccgcacgtcatgacatcatggcattcgttgcgccaccgcgcatgcgcagttcagtcttgcgtcgagcgcacctgcgcatcacgtccctcagtggcaacgtcgtttttggcgcacacaaatgcgggaggcctcgaaaagcgcgtgaaatggccgccctcgtctgggccgcgaggaactcgatcgtctggacccgttcggcctcgtaggacgcctgcctcgccgatccggccgtgtaggacccctgccgtgccgattcggccgcctgaaattgggagtagcagctagtcgcgttttcatgcaggacacaggcttcgattgcggaggctagggtgaggcctttaatttttaagagctgctggcgtagggtgcccgaggtgaccccaaaacgatctggtcccgaatcatgaaatcggaggtggtgtcataaccgcaggtctgcgcgaggatgcggaggtgcgtaaggaaggattgaaagggctcgtccttaccctgcaggcgctgctggaagagatacctctcgacctcaacgttgaagtgttggtcgagtttgagaaggaccgtcttgtacctggtcttgtcctcaccttccgcgaacacaagggagttgtagacatggatggcgtgttgacctgccgtggagaggaggatggcgatctttctggtgtccgaagcgctctccttttcgttggcttccaggaagggctggaagtgctgtttgaacagcttccaattaacgccgaggtttccagcgacttgtagcggttgcggtgtgctgacggtgtccatggcgcaggatggcagtttCTGGAggtttcgtaggtaggtcccacagttactcctagtactatgatgaattgggtactctgctacacagacgaaccaacacggttgcgaatggtacaactcagttttattactaacatttatttactgtGGTAAACTggtcactgaggttcgatcataaccctagaatctgtggacctattcctaatactatcttgtagtggcactcagcacatggtggatgtctgagtggcttgctatgagttctgtgccctgagctgtctcctgctggaatcctcaggaagtgttgtgttccctgttttgtactgtgtatgctcttgcctgtgattggctgtggtgttgggtgtgtgttgattggtccgttgatctgtccatcagtatgtatgtatgtttgtgctatgatgtttaccggaatatcatgacagtgtgcaTGATTTGCTGGTCCCCGCCCCAATTCTCACAATCATTTGCCacaccctggaagaacccactcattcttgcccgtgtcatatgtaccctgtgtaccaccttgaactgtgtcaggctcatccttgtgcacgaggacatcacggcgccgaggtcccaggttcgatcctggctctgggtcactgtccgtgtggagtttgcacattctccccgtgtctgtgtctgcgtgggtttcacccccacaacccaaagatgtgcagggtaggtggattggccatgctaaattgcaccttaattggaaaaaattaattggatactctaaatttataacaaagaaAACAAAAGTACTACAACTTAACACGTAacatcaagggaaatgccgattagggggaaccacagatttgagttagggaagtgggatggaaattttcggagatgggaggagaaaggaattagaacactaaaagatttatttcttgggggtcgttttgcgggattgaagcagctgggagcgaagtatgggcgggAGCAGTGGGAAATGTTTAgatcatgcaggttcgagactttgccagaaaggagatcatagaatttacagtgcaggaggccattcggcccatcgagtctgcaccggctcttggaaagagcaccccacccaagcccacacctccactctattcccattacccagcaaccccacccaacactaagggcaattttggacactaaggacaatttagcatggccaatccacctatcccgcacatctttggactgtgggaggaaaccggagcacccggaggaaacccacgcacacacggggagaacgtgcagactccgcacagacagtgacccaagccgggaatcgaacctgtgaccctggagctgtgaagcaattgtgctaaccacaatgctaccgtgctgcccagtagagCCAACTTCCACAttcctggaggaggtgctgacgacagggggactggagaagggggtagtgtcggcggtttacggagctattttggaggagaaggcgccaccagaagggatcaaggcaaggtggaagagttgggagagggtatggaggaggggttctggtgtgaggtgctccgtagggtgaacgtctccacctcgtgtgcgaggttggggctgatatagctgaagttggtgtacagagcgcaccttacaagggcgaggatgaacaaaacaaagaacaaagaaatgtacagcacaggaacaggcccttcggccctccaagcccgtgccgaccatactgcccgactaaactacaatcttctacacttcctgggtccgtatccttctattcccatcctattcatatatttgtcaagatgccccttaaatgtccctatcgcccctgcctccactaccccctccggtagtgagttccaggcacccactaccctctgcgtaaaaaacttgcctcgtacatctactctaaactttgcccctctcaccttaaacctatgccccctagtaattgacccctctaccctggggaaaagcctctgactatccactctgtctatgcccctcataattttgtatacctctatcaggtcgcccctcaacctccttcgttccagtgagaacaaaccgagtttattcaatcgctcctcatagcttatgccctccataccaggcaacattctggtaaatctcttctgcaccctctctaaagcctccacatccttctggtagtgtggcgaccagaattgaacactatactccaagtgtggcctaactaaggttctatacagctgcaacatgacttgccaattcttatactcaatgccccggccaatgaaggcaagcatgccgtatgccttcttgactaccttctccacctgtgtagcccctttcagtgatctgtggacctgtactcctagatctctttgactttcaatactcttgagggttctaccattcactgtatattccctacctgcattagcccttccaaaatgcattacctcacatttgtccaggttaaactccatctgccatctctccgcccaagtctccagacaatctaaatcctgctgtatcctctgacagtcctcatcgctatccgcaattccaccaacctttgtgtcgtctgcaaacttactaatgagccggctctttgagggggtagaagatgtgtgtgaatgttgcggggggaggcctcgcaaaccacgttcatgtgtttcggtcctgtccaaagctggaggattattggaaggaggtttttagggtaatctctaaagtggtgcacgtgacactggacccgggccctcgggaggccacattcggggtgtcggatcagccggggttggaaacgggcgcggaggcagatgttgtagccttcgcctcgttgatcgcccgaaggtggatgctGTTAGGgtagagatcaacctctccaccctatgccctggtgtggcggggggacctgctggaattcttaatgttTGAAAAGGCCaattttgaactgaggggaaggatggagggattgtaCAATTCataggcgttattcattatgcactttcgagaaatgGATCATATCGAACatcaggggggttgggggctgggaggattggggggggggggggggagtgtgtcataatatccactcatgtatataatgagatgcagacaggcagtgattgacacacaggataaccagtaagcacacaacacagtgcagccaatcaccagacaggacactacgtctataaagtcagagggcactaggtttcccgctctctcgggacccagccactgagacagtcagagtccacgaactaGAAAGTGCaagcaccatgcggtagctagtaagtctggtcaggctactacaaggtctccagtcagttcagtgtagtgtcgacccacagctgaatatgtatatcagttctatcgttgaataaaacagtgttggatcttctccagcgttagacgtctgtttctagcttccctgcatcgagtgcagtccacattgaaccgacctgcctaacacatcagggaggagggggactgtgtgtgttaatggtgactatgggtgattcctaattcctttttgtaatttgtttatgttaacatgcgggccaatgtctggggtttggttcaACTGTAGAGATGCGCAGAGAGATCTGTTCAGTCCAGAACagaccattcaggagtctggtagcagcggggaaggaGCCCCTCCCTCCCGGGCCCCGCCCCTCACACCAGGCCCCACCCCTCAATGCAGCCCCACTCCCTCCGGTCCCACTccctcccggccccaccccctccctcccggccccacccctcacaccaggccccaccccctccctcccgatcccctccctcccagccccaacCCCTCACACCAGGCCCCGCCCCTCAGACcaggccccgccctctccctcctggCCCcacccctcattgcagccccctccctcccggcaccgccccctccctcccggcaCCGCCCCTCACTGCAGCCCAACTTCCTCCCTCCTGGCCCCAGTCCTCATTGCAGCTGTTTCCTCCGGTCCCGCCCCCTCCCTTCAGGTCccgcccccaagctccacccccctctccctctctggccCTTTGCTCCTGGCACCGCCCTCTCCCTAAGTCCCACccactctcagcccctccctcccttggCCCCTCCCCTTCTATGGCTCCTCACACcaggccccgccctctccctcctggCCCCACCCCCAATTTAAGACCTGCTCCCTCCGGTCCCGGGCCCCGCCCCAGGCCCCTCCGTCCCGggccccgccccctccgccccgggccccgccccctccgccccgggccccgccccctccgccccgggccccgccccctccgccccgggccccgccccctccgccccgggccccgccccctccgccccgggccccgccccctccgccccgggccccgccccctccgccccgggccccgccccctccgccccgggccccgccccctccgccccgggccccgccccctccgccccgggCCCCGCCCCCTCCGGTCCCGCCCCCTCTCTAAGCCCCGCCCCCGCCGCCATGTTGTCTCTCACCCGCTCGCTCCTCCGCCTCCCGCGGCTCTCGGGTTGGAAGCGGCCGCCGGGCGGGGTTGGGGCTCCGGCCTCGGGTCTGAGCGGCGCGGCGGGGCCCCGGGTGAAGCGGCGGGGTTACTGGGCGGCGCTGCGGCGGTGGCTGCGGGGCCCGGTGGCGCCGCCCTTCCCGCGGCCTTGCCTGGCCGGACACCCGGTGCTGAGGGCGGAGGCGGCGGCCGTGCCCGAGGCTGAGGTGCGGGGCCCCGAGGTGCAGCGGCTGGTGGCCGCGCTGGTGCGGACCATGCGGCGGGAGGACGCGCTGGGGCTGAGCGCGCCGCAGCTCGGGGTCCCGCTCCAGGTGCTGGTGCTGGAGGTGCCGCCGCGGATACTCGAGGCCGAGGCTCCGTCCGCCCGCCGGGCCCGCGGGATGGTCGCCGTCCCGCTCCGCGTCCTCATC from the Scyliorhinus torazame isolate Kashiwa2021f chromosome 10, sScyTor2.1, whole genome shotgun sequence genome contains:
- the pdf gene encoding peptide deformylase, mitochondrial, with product MLSLTRSLLRLPRLSGWKRPPGGVGAPASGLSGAAGPRVKRRGYWAALRRWLRGPVAPPFPRPCLAGHPVLRAEAAAVPEAEVRGPEVQRLVAALVRTMRREDALGLSAPQLGVPLQVLVLEVPPRILEAEAPSARRARGMVAVPLRVLINPRLRVLDSRTSVWPEACHSLPGLAACVARYRSVEVKGLDEMGQPVCWQASDWTARILQHEMDHLKGQLYVDKMDSRTLENLQWMEEND